In Fusobacterium nucleatum, the genomic stretch GATTGAAGAAAAATCCTGGTTTTTCAATTCCATTTTTTAGACCAATAATCAAATTTTTAGCTGTACTAACATCTATATCCTTATAGACTATATCTTTTTTAAAAAATTTATCTTTTGTATTGTTAGTAAGCTCACAGAATCTCCTAATATCTTTAATAAAATTTAACCATATTTTTCTATCACCAGAATTTTCCATTCCAGCAATACAAGCATCTTTTTTCCAATCTTCAATTATTTTTAATTCATCTGGAATAATATTATCTATATGAGTATACTTTTTAAATTTTTCTAAATCTATTGTTATTTTATCATCTATATATAATATTTCATCACTTATGTGATATTTTCTATTTTTTAAAAGATGCTCAATTTTAGAAATACTTTCTTTTTTGGCTTCAAGCATTTCTTTAAATTCTTCTAAACTCCAAAAATCAGAAATTTTGTTTAAACCTAATTCTATCTCTTTTTCTTCTTCTTCACTTACATTTTTCTTATATCCAGATTTTAAGAAATCCAATTCCTCATTATTTATAGGACAAAGTTCCCCACTACTCACTATTCCTGGAATTTTATCTAATTCTCTTTCATTGTTTCTTAGAAATTCTCCTGCTTCTTTTAAACTAATACTTTCATTGTTATAAACAATAGTTTTGCTTTCTTGATGTTTTATACTACATATTTTTCTTTTGATATTTTCTATTTCTTTTTTAACTTCATTTCTATTTCTTGCTAATTCTTCATATTCGTTTCTAAGTTTATCTAAATTTAAGTAACCTAGTTTTTCAGAGATACTTTCCACTGATTTTCCTAAATCACTATTATCATCATCTAACATAGAAATACATAAATCTTGTATATCAGTAGGAATTTTTTCCTTTAAAACTTCTAATGCTTTTCTAGTTTGGCTTGTTATTAAAACATTTTTTCCTTCAGCAAGAAAGTGTCCTAATAAATTAGCAATAGTATGAGTTTTTCCTGTTCCTGGTGGTCCTTGAACAACTACTGCTTTATGAGAATAGATATTTTTAACAATTTCTATTTGCTCATTATTAGTTTCTTTTGTAAAAAGAATATCAGGAATATTTTCTATTTCTTTTTTATCATCTTCAACAATTCCAACTAATTCAGTTAAATATCCAGAGATTTCTCCTCCTTCTTCTATATTTTTAATTATATTATTTATAGCTTCAACTTTTCCATCATCTTTTTTTCTAATAAAAAGAATAGGTTTCCATTCAATAGTTATTATATTTTCATTTTCATTTACTTCTTTATCTTCTATAAATTGAGCTCTTGGATTTAAGTTATGTATAAATTCTCTGAAAAAATCTTTTATTACATCATTTTTAGAAATTGGATGTATATTATTTTCCACAATTTTATCTTCTAATTTAAAAACATTATCTAAACTTATATTTTCTACTTCTGCTAAGAAACTTAGATATAACTCTTGTGTAATAAAATCATTATCAGTATTATCAATTATACTAATTAAATTTTTTTCAGCATCAAGAGTAAAATTAACTTTTTTCAATAAAATGGGATAGTATATATCTTCATTTGGAACTTTTACTATTCCATTTGCAACAACTAATTCAAGTGTTCCAGAATCTCTATCTAAACTTAAATATTTACTATATAGAGTGTCAAATAACTTTCTGACAACTTCTATTTTTTTTTGTTCCTCTACCCATAAATTTCTTTCTTTTAAAAGTTTTTCTAATTTTTCTTTTTCTTTTTCTGAAATATTTACAACTTTAACAGAATTATTAGCTTTAACAATTTTTTCTGCTAATATCTTAACTGATGATTTATAATCATTCCAATCACCATTAATCCATTCTAAAAGCTCTTCATCAATAGCTAATGGTTTTAAAAAAGGTAATTTTTCTACTTGTAAAATCTTTTGATTTGATAAATTATTTTTATTGTCCAAATAGTTAAAAGTAATTCCTGAATGTTTTGGAAGATTTTCTAAAAAATAATACCATTCTTCATTATAAATATCTTTTTTTTCAGTTTTTAAACTTTTTATCACCTCTGCTATATATTGATAAAGTGCGATAATACTTTCCCTCTTATTCATAAACTCCTCCCCTTTGTTAAAAATATAGCTGTCACTAAAAATTGTAACAGCTAATATTTTGTTTATCCTATTGTATCAAATTTTCTATTAAAATATCAATATCTTTATAACAATTTTTATAAATTATTTCTTTTTTTTCAAGATAAACAATCTCAACATCAAGTTTATCGCAGGCACTTACTTTTTCTCTTTCTCCACCTGTATCACCTGTTTTTTTTGTAATCAAATATTTTATATTAAATTGTTCCATCATTGCAATATTCATATTTTCAGTGAAAGGTCCTTGCATAGCAATAATATTTTTAGGAAGTATGTTGTTATCTTCACACTTTTTTACCATATCCCATCTTGATAAAATTCTAAAATAAATATTAGATAGATTTTTTAAACCTCTAAACAAAGGAACATTATTACTTCCTAAAGTAACTAAAATATTTCCCTCTAAATTTTCAACATACTCTATTAAACTTTCTATATTTTCAAAATTTTTATATTTTTTAGGTAAAATATCAATTTTTTCTCTTTCAAATCTAAAATATTCAATATTTTTTTCTTCTGCAACTTCCATAGCATTTTTAGAAACTTCAAAAGCATAAGGATGACTTATATCTATTACCTTTGTAATTTTATTATCATCTACAAATTTTAACATAGCTTCTTTATCCATTTTTTCAGATGAAATTTTAATAGGTAAATTTTCTATTAATTTTGCTCCATATTCTGTTGCAGTTGAAACAATAATATCCTTATCATATTTTATAAATTTTTCTAAAAAATCTCTTGAATCCTTAGTGCCACCAATAACCCAAATCATTATATCCTTCTTTCTATACCTTTAACTTTTTTTCATATCCTCTTGGTGTTATCATTTTTCCATCTTTTACATAAGTATTAGAATTTCCAATTAATACTATTGTAAACATATCTATTTCATAATTTAAAAAATCTTCTAGTGTTGTTAAAGTATAATTTTCTTCTTTTCTTCCTATATGTCTTAATAAAGCAACAGGAGTAGTAGGCAATTTATATTTTAACATAATTTCTCTTGCTTCAACAATTTGCTCTGTTCTTCCTTTACTTTTAGGATTATAAAGTGAGATTACAAAATCTCCTTGGCTAGCACAATCTAATCTTTTCTTTATAACTTCCCAATCAG encodes the following:
- the cobK gene encoding precorrin-6A reductase encodes the protein MIWVIGGTKDSRDFLEKFIKYDKDIIVSTATEYGAKLIENLPIKISSEKMDKEAMLKFVDDNKITKVIDISHPYAFEVSKNAMEVAEEKNIEYFRFEREKIDILPKKYKNFENIESLIEYVENLEGNILVTLGSNNVPLFRGLKNLSNIYFRILSRWDMVKKCEDNNILPKNIIAMQGPFTENMNIAMMEQFNIKYLITKKTGDTGGEREKVSACDKLDVEIVYLEKKEIIYKNCYKDIDILIENLIQ